A region from the Anomaloglossus baeobatrachus isolate aAnoBae1 chromosome 11, aAnoBae1.hap1, whole genome shotgun sequence genome encodes:
- the LOC142255682 gene encoding phospholipase A2 inhibitor and Ly6/PLAUR domain-containing protein-like isoform X2 codes for MAHFIPVLTILFVFIVAGNEVSKSFSRSCNSDSDLCNQDFIMNSGRGNKQVRITTECCATDDCNRCKAKKPPPYNATLNGLICPVCFKYNTYDCLYEGYIQCRGKETECMDFAAKLQYEDAPEFMFSAMGCTTAAGCSMGQKIMPGTRIVEAKRLSCRRAVPITH; via the exons GTAATGAGGTTTCCAAATCGTTTTCACGTTCCTGTAATTCTGACAGCGATTTATGTAACCAGGATTTCATCATGAATAGTGGCCGTGGGAATAAACAAGTGCGTATTACAACCGAGTGCTGTGCGACGGATGACTGTAATAGATGCAAGGCGAAGAAGC CACCTCCGTATAATGCAACGCTGAATGGTCTAATCTGCCCCGTCTGCTTCAAGTACAATACCTACGACTGTTTGTACGAAGGCTACATTCAATGTAGAGGAAAAGAAACGGAGTGCATGGACTTTGCTGCAAAACtgcaatatgaag ACGCTCCTGAATTCATGTTCTCTGCAATGGGATGCACCACGGCAGCAGGTTGTTCTATGGGACAAAAAATTATGCCTGGGACCAGAATAGTAGAGGCAAAACGTTTGTCATGTAGAAGAGCTGTACCAATTACCCACTAG